From Streptosporangium album, the proteins below share one genomic window:
- a CDS encoding aldo/keto reductase gives MQARRIGDVQVSAIGLGGMPMSIEGRPDEQRSIAAIHAALEEGVTLIDTADAYHRDADEVGHNESLIARAVAGYGGDTSDVLIATKGGHLRPGDGSWTLDGSPDHLKKACDASLKRLGVEAIGLYQFHRPDPKVPYADSVGAIRDLLDAGKIRFAGISNADPEQIRLSNEILGGRLVSVQNQFSPAFRSSEPELELCAELGITFLPWSPLGGISRAGELGSRFAVFADVARAHEVSPQQVCLAWMLAKAPVVIPIPGSSRPETIRDSVAAVDLKLSAEELARLDAA, from the coding sequence ATGCAGGCTCGCCGCATCGGCGACGTTCAGGTCAGCGCGATCGGCCTCGGCGGGATGCCGATGTCGATCGAGGGGCGCCCCGACGAGCAGCGTTCGATCGCGGCGATCCACGCCGCGCTGGAGGAGGGCGTGACGCTGATCGACACCGCGGACGCCTACCACAGGGACGCGGACGAGGTCGGCCACAACGAGTCCCTGATCGCCCGCGCGGTGGCCGGTTACGGGGGCGACACGTCCGACGTGCTGATCGCGACGAAGGGCGGCCACCTGCGCCCCGGCGACGGCTCGTGGACGCTGGACGGCTCGCCCGACCATCTGAAGAAGGCCTGCGACGCGTCGCTCAAGCGGCTCGGCGTCGAGGCCATCGGGCTCTACCAGTTCCACCGGCCGGATCCGAAGGTCCCCTACGCGGATTCGGTCGGGGCGATCCGCGACCTGCTGGACGCGGGAAAGATCCGTTTCGCGGGTATCTCGAACGCCGATCCGGAGCAGATCCGGCTCTCCAACGAGATCCTCGGCGGGCGGCTGGTGAGCGTGCAGAACCAGTTCTCACCGGCGTTCCGCTCCAGCGAACCGGAGCTGGAGCTCTGCGCGGAACTGGGCATCACGTTCCTGCCGTGGAGCCCGCTGGGCGGGATCTCGCGCGCCGGCGAGCTGGGCTCACGCTTCGCCGTGTTCGCGGACGTGGCGCGGGCACACGAGGTGAGCCCGCAGCAGGTGTGCCTGGCGTGGATGCTCGCCAAGGCGCCGGTGGTGATCCCGATCCCCGGCTCCTCGCGCCCCGAGACCATCCGCGACTCGGTCGCCGCGGTCGATCTGAAGCTGTCGGCCGAAGAACTGGCCCGCCTCGACGCAGCCTGA